Proteins from a single region of Coregonus clupeaformis isolate EN_2021a chromosome 35, ASM2061545v1, whole genome shotgun sequence:
- the LOC121550285 gene encoding LOW QUALITY PROTEIN: beta-galactosidase-like (The sequence of the model RefSeq protein was modified relative to this genomic sequence to represent the inferred CDS: inserted 2 bases in 1 codon) — MVCSRVGVVLLYSLFASTLGVPQTFSVDYKNDCFRKDGEEFRYISGSIHYNRIPRAYWKDRLLKMYMAGLNAIQTYVPWNFHEPTSDQYNFSGDRDLEHFLQLAQDIGLLVVLRPGPYICGEWDMGGLPAWLLHKKDIVLRSSDIDYIAAVDKWMGKLLPMIKPFLYQNGGPIITVQVENEYGSYFACDYNYLRHLTSLFRSHLGNDVVLFTTDGAGVGYLKCGSLQGLYATVDFGPGGNVSAAFDAQRQAEPHGPLVNSEFYTGWLDHWGEHHSTVSTAIVAKSLNEILAIGASVNLYMFIGGTNFGYWNGANSPYAXQPTSYDYDAPLTEAGDLTDKYFAIQDVIKMYRKIPEGPVPPSTPKYAYGAVPMKKLHTVVDALDILSFSGPVKSLYPLTFIEMNQPFGFVLYRTKLPVDCSKPTPLSSPLNGVHDRAYVSVDGVAAGILARDKALTINVTGKAGSQVDILVENMGRVNYGKDINDFKGLVSNLTLGADILTGWAVYSLSIDQAVSQGLLWEMGSREAGPPPPSPLSVPSFYGGTFVIPGGIPDLPQDTYIQFPDWRKGQVWINGFNLGRYWPARGPQITLYVPASILSTAAPNNVTVLELEGDPCTPGPCTVEFANTPVLNATVKSDHKHQRALFHKEDLL, encoded by the exons ATGGTTTGCTCAAGAGTTGGAGTTGTGCTACTGTATTCCCTCTTTGCAAGTACA CTTGGGGTGCCGCAGACCTTCAGTGTGGACTACAAGAACGACTGCTTCCGTAAGGATGGGGAAGAGTTCCGCTACATCTCCGGTAGCATCCACTACAACAGGATCCCCAGGGCCTACTGGAAAGACAGGCTACTCAAGATGTATATGGCCGGACTGAACGCCATTCAGAC GTACGTCCCCTGGAATTTCCACGAGCCCACCTCGGATCAGTACAACTTCAGTGGGGACAGGGATCTAGAACACTTCCTGCAGTTGGCCCAAGACATTGGTCTGCTGGTTGTACTGAGGCCTGGGCCCTACATCTGTGGAGAGTGGGATATG GGGGGCTTGCCTGCCTGGCTGCTCCACAAGAAAGACATTGTCCTACGTTCCTCAGATATAG ATTACATTGCGGCTGTTGATAAGTGGATGGGCAAGCTACTGCCAATGATAAAACCGTTCCTTTATCAGAACGGTGGACCCATCATCACTGTTCAG gtGGAGAATGAGTACGGCAGCTACTTTGCCTGTGACTACAACTACCTGCGTCACCTGACCAGTCTGTTCCGCTCCCACTTGGGGAATGACGTGGTGCTGTTCACCACAGATGGGGCTGGGGTCGGGTACCTCAAGTGTGGCTCTCTGCAGGGCCTCTACGCCACTGTGGATTTTGGCCCAG GTGGGAATGTGTCTGCTGCATTTGATGCCCAGAGACAGGCAGAGCCCCATGGACCCTTG GTGAACTCTGAGTTCTACACCGGCTGGCTGGACCACTGGGGAGAGCATCACTCTACAGTGTCCACCGCCATCGTGGCCAAGTCCCTCAACGAGATCCTCGCCATCGGAGCCAGCGTTAATCT atacATGTTTATTGGAGGAACCAATTTTGGATACTGGAATG GTGCCAATAGCCCCTATGC CCAGCCTACTAGTTATGACTATGACGCTCCACTCACTGAGGCAGGAGACCTCACTGACAAATATTTTGCCATCCAGGATGTCATCAAAATG TATCGGAAGATACCAGAGGGACCCGTGCCTCCATCAACACCTAAATATGCCTACGGAGCTGTGCCAATGAAGAAG CTTCACACAGTAGTCGATGCTCTAGACATACTGTCCTTCTCCGGTCCGGTGAAAAGCCTCTACCCGTTGACCTTCATTGAGATGAACCAA CCGTTTGGGTTCGTCCTCTATCGGACCAAGCTGCCTGTGGACTGCAGTaagcccacccctctctcctcaccactgAATGGAGTCCATGATCGGGCATATGTATCAGTCGACGGG GTTGCTGCTGGGATCCTAGCGAGGGACAAGGCCCTGACCATTAATGTGACTGGGAAGGCTGGGAGTCAGGTGGACATACTGGTGGAGAATATGGGCCGAGTCAACTATGGGAAAGACATCAACGACTTTAAG ggCCTGGTGTCTAACCTGACATTGGGGGCCGACATCCTCACCGGCTGGGCTGTCTACAGCCTCAGCATCGACCAGGCTGTTAGCCAGGGTCTTCTCTGGGAGATGGGCTCTAGGGAGGCTGGTCCTCCACCACCCTCACCCCTCTCCGTCCCCTCCTTCTATGGGGGCACTTTCGTCATCCCCGGTGGCATCCCAGATCTGCCCCAGGACACCTACATCCAGTTCCCTGACTGGAGAAAG GGCCAGGTGTGGATCAACGGTTTCAACCTGGGCCGCTACTGGCCCGCTCGCGGCCCACAAATCACCTTGTACGTGCCCGCTAGCATCCTGAGCACGGCCGCGCCCAACAACGTGACCGTCCTGGAGCTGGAGGGGGACCCATGCACCCCCGGGCCCTGTACCGTGGAGTTCGCCAACACCCCGGTCCTGAACGCCACCGTTAAGTCTGACCACAAACACCAGAGGGCGCTGTTCCATAAAGAGGATCTCTTATGA
- the LOC121550283 gene encoding coiled-coil domain-containing protein 86-like, whose translation MSTSEKITPNEGLEAEEDELPPPVVTRTRSGRRVRTPAVYLDSEVPKTPTRRTRKSVIQELPNENAENQTEPEPEVVVVVPVADKAREKKLPSSESKSNALATAEACTEPVKSDTHVEKSLGTVIPAVSHNCNEKENKAGPVPMETFPDRPNKSAKKRTRSESNEKLALIPLGKPKSGRVWKDRNKQRFSALVRDKPLCSSWEKKMEAKREKELVKKYSVQLKEDKAREKEEKRKRHEENLKRRAENERKAEVVQVIRNTTKIKRMKKKQLRKIEKRDTLAMLQKSQPRNPKAARKGGKGDK comes from the exons ATGTCGACAAGTGAGAAAATAACACCAAACGAAGGACTGGAGGCCGAAGAGGACGAGTTGCCTCCTCCCGTTGTGACTCGAACTCGTAGCGGGCGCAGAGTACGGACCCCAGCTGTGTATCTTGACTCTGAAGTACCGAAGACTCCAACACGCCGAACAAGGAAATCTGTCATTCAAGAGTTACCGAATGAGAATGCAGAGAACCAGACGGAACCCGAACCAGAGGTTGTAGTCGTGGTACCCGTTGCCGACAAGGCTCGTGAGAAAAAACTTCCAAGCAGCGAGTCCAAATCAAATGCATTGGCAACAGCTGAGGCATGTACAGAACCAGTAAAATCAGACACGCATGTAGAGAAATCATTAGGTACAGTTATTCCAGCCGTGTCACATAATTGTAACGAGAAGGAAAACAAGGCTGGTCCCGTACCAATGGAGACCTTTCCGGACCGCCCAAATAAATCGGCCAAAAAGAGGACTCGTTCAGAGTCAAATGAGAAACTTGCCCTGATACCTTTGGGGAAACCGAAATCCGGACGGGTATGGAAAGACCGCAACAAGCAAAG GTTCTCGGCTCTTGTAAGAGATAAGCCACTGTGCTCCTCCTGGGAGAAGAAGATGGAGGCCAAGCGAGAGAAGGAGCTGGTGAAGAAATATTCAGTGCAACTGAAGGAGGACAAGGCCAGGGAGAAAGAG GAAAAGAGGAAGCGGCATGAGGAGAACTTAAAAAGGCGAGCTGAGAACGAGAGGAAGGCGGAGGTTGTGCAAGTG ATCCGGAACACAACAAAGATCAAGAGGATGAAGAAGAAACAGCTGAGGAAGATCGAGAAGAGGGACACACTCGCCATGCTGCAGAAATCACAGCCCAGGAACCCAAAAGCTGCACGGAAAGGTGGCAAAGGGGACAAGTAG